The Pyrus communis chromosome 8, drPyrComm1.1, whole genome shotgun sequence region AACCAAGCGAACaagttgatgatgatgatatatTTCATCTTTAAAGCATGGAAGTATTCATTATACAGTCTATACTACAATCTCAAATGTATTACAAGCAGCACAGAAAACGTACAGTGCAGTTATATTAAATCTGATCTCAATGCGAAACTTGGGTTTCAATTTGCAGCCACGATCCAGATGCTCAGTGTGAACTTCTGCTAGCCTGCCCCGCAATATTTCCAAATTAACCTGGAATTTTTAACTCGTAATATAAATGAAATCTTTTTTCAGTCGCAATAGGAATATTACTAAATAACCATATGACGGtcatgattattaatcaaattgACAAACTACATATACTAATGTCATTTGGAATTTCATTTTCAAGGATACCTTTTTCACAATATatataacaagaaaaaaaataaataaataaataaaacaaaacaaaacaaaacaaaacaaaaagaagataaaattaCAGAAGTAGCGCATTCATGCATAACTTAATAAATGATGTCTTTTAGAATCTTTTGATAGCTAGTATCTTATATTAATGGAGAGCTCGGTGACCAGCACTGAGACAAGTTTAAAACTCCTTTTGCCTTTTTTACTGGGTGagaaaaataacaacaaaatgcATTTCAATCGCACTGTCACCCATATCCACTATCTATCCAACACGATTTATTTCTTGCCCCTTCCAAGACCACAAAATAGACTATTTGGGAATTTGGGAgttgagatttttatttctttacgTCCAAAAATTACGGAGAACTTGGTCAAATTTTGGATTATGATATCTGCATTATAACGCATAAGCATAGATAGAAACATAAGGAGTTAACAATACCTCATTGCCTTTGTTGAGCTGAACCTTGCATAGAGTGCAGTATATTCGATTGTAATTCTCTTGTAGTACTCCGTGCTTACAGACGGGGCACCAAACTTCCTCCTTGTGCATCTAGCATTACGGCCAAAACAATATAATCAGTACCAAAGAAGAACTGATAGTGAGGAATGATTTAGCCTTTTCTCACATGGATATAAAATATATGGCATTCTATTATTAATTTTACTACACTTTGATAGATAGGGAAGTAATTTGACTGGAAAAATAATTAGAAGCTGAGACCACAGCTGTAATAAGATGGTGGAAAAGTAAGTTATAATACTAACAAATACAGAGGAATGATTTAGCCATAGTATCAGACTTGCTGCTGCTGTAACAGAATGTTAGCTAGTATCtatgttttaaaaggctcgcctTAGGGCGCACCTAGGCGCCTTCTAAGGCTGGGGGTGAGGGTTGCTACctctgttttgagggagtgggtGGAAGGCGTCGCCGGAGACTCCTAGGCGGCGGAAGGCGTTGCTGGAGCCACCTAGGCGCGCCtcagggctttttttttttttttttttttaaactcccaaacccaaattttgggtagggttttaactacctcatacctcttccttgcactatcgtctctctgccttttttttctgatttttatttttttatataatggatgtgtgtgCTATATGCgtgcattgttatatgtgtgctcattgtgcttttcatcctctattatatatatatatatatatatatatattataatttatgtatgtatatatatttataatatatgtgtgctcagggtgattattgattaataatcttcttcttttttaaatataatatgtGTATGCTCAatgtgtatatattaaaaaatttaggtcccgTAAGGCTTCACCTCACACCTAGGCCGGGCTATCCCTCGGACGCCTCGCCCACGGCTCACGTTTTTAATACATTGGCTAGTATGCAGGTTTTGTTCACACAGCAAGAAAATAAGCAACAGGAACAGAGAAAACAGCAAAGATCTCATATCAGTTAATCATGTCATAAGGCTTTAATTGGGTCCTACTCGATGGTCAGATCATTCATTTCAACCTTCATTTCCTGACATAGTTGGTCAACCAAGCCTTCATTTATGGCACAACTCTATGTCAGTCAACCAAGCATTCATTTATGGCACAACttctctctttcctcttcttttttcttttcctgaaATAAAATTCTGAGAATGTtccttaataaaaaatcatcttaGGATCCATAAGCGCAAGACAGCCTGATTAAGAGCCCCAGGTTCTCTAACTCCTGATTTGAATGACCCACATCCACTGGTCATATATATTCCCGCTTGGGGCTTAACCTAGCCTTCATGAGCTGAAAGGCCTCCAATTATAAGAGATACTAAGCCGACAtataggtatcgtttggtatgcagacgggatgggacggaacggaatgggacgggacgggacggaacggaatgggacgggacgggacggaacggaacggagcgggagcaaagatgccctcggatggaaacaaggaggaagaagaaggagacggagaggttataattttgtgttccacggatgtgaaacgagtcgttccaggggggtgaggtggaacgaaaattcacccaaaactcgtcccgtggaacagctcgttccacccgttttaggcgcaccaaacgtgggacggaacgccttgtcccactctgttccgtcccgtcccacgtaccaaacggtaccataTAGAACTTCCCCTCAACTTAAGTAGGCCATGTGAGACTCAACACATGGACTTTGTACTCTTCTCACGGTATCTCCTCAACCATCTTGGTTACATCTGCCTCATGTAATCTTCCGTTTTTCAGTCAAGAGATCTTGGCTTCACAATTTACCCTTTGGATCACACCTCTTTGTGCAGGGCAAGCAAGGATGGAGCCAAAAATTTCCTTAAGTGGGGGGCAACTTATGTTAGAATGACCATATTCTTCTATCAAATGTCACATGATCTAGAAGCTGAAGGTCAGATCAAGTTTTAACTCAGGTGTAGTCAAGAAATCTAGTATAGCTTGTTGTTTAGACACATCACACGACTAGATGTGCTCTCAAGAAATATGATACTTCTAATATCACTCCAATAAAAGTtagaaaataatattatctTCCATAGTTTGCTAAAACCATCTCTGGgggaaataaaattatataagtAGCCCTTTATAGGCAGGGTCATTGTTCATTACAACAGATAATTGGGTTTAAATGAAACAATGACAACATTAAACGTATTTTGGAGTTAATCATCAGCTAAAGTGATACTCTCTCAGATGCCAACTATAAAGTTTCTTGAGTACAGGTTTTCATTAAAATATCAAATGTCATTATAAAGATTTAATCGATAATATCACTAATCATAAATTCAATGGTTATTAATTATTATGCATATAATCAAATGTGCAAACTGGATACAAATTCGTATAAATTGTTGCATGGAATACTCATAACTTATGCTGTTATACCTGCTTGTCGTTCAGTTGCATATGCTCATAAACTGCCTGGGACAAATACTCATCCTCTTCATCTTCCCATGTTTCAACACAGATTTCTGTTTCTGCAAAGGGCTAGAGAAAATTATAACCTTTGATAGTCAAAAGACTTTCTGCTACAACAATTGAACTTATAACAAACTTAATTTCATCGAGAAAAAAGCACCgactttttcaccttcttttcTAGTTGGATGAATAGTCAGGTCTTCATAAAAGATCCTTTGCATTTCTAACAATATCTCTTCACAATCACCTTGGTATACATTTGTAAGGCCATCGTATTCCCATAACATATCATTGGCCTCAGGGACAGATGTTGAACTTCTTACATTTTCATCCAATGACGATTCCTTAATTTTTTCCAATTCAGCAGAAACTATGTCCTGGAATgcagatttgatcaaatcctgCAAACACAAGTTACAACCATCCAATTGGAAAGTGCAAACCAAATTTTCATAGAGAAAATaataggaaagaaagaaagaaaaaattagggACAGAGTGAAGACCGTGGAGTACATTTGGAATGTGATTGAGAATTTGTGGAGTGGGCAGCATTCTCATCTTCCAAAGCAACCGCATTCTGTCTTCTCGAACCCTTTTGTAACAGTTCTCTCTCAGCTACAAAACAAATTACAGATACCAATACACTTAGCTAAGCTTACATACAACACAAACTAAcaaatattttcaaattatGCATAACAATTTGTACAATCAAAATCAATTGGATCATAAAATTGAATCCAAGCAAGGATTAAAATTACGAAATAATAAATGAATCATAAACTTGAATTGTTCGTGGTTTGTGTGATAGAGACCTTATGTTTCCAGCTGTTACGGTTATTGAAACGAGGATGGGGTTTGAGAGGATGCCGCCCTTCTGCTGCGGCTGCGGCTGCTCCCTCCATTTCCTTTTGTCTCACCGCTTCCGCAGCCGCAGCTGCTCCCTCCAATTCCTTTTGTCTCACCGCTTTATCTCCTCTCCACGTTTCCTTCTgagcgctctctctctctctctctctctctctctctctctctctctctctcttatgtTCTCTTCCCCTTTCTACTCCTCTTTCcgtacattttttttatcttctttatcttttaataaaataaaataaaaattatcttttttatcttttaattaaaaaatcaatacaaGATGCTAACGTAATTCTAGTGAAGATAGTTTATGAGAGAAAAGAATTCTCCTCCTTTGTTTTGGGTTAAATTCTCCTCCCTCTTTTTGGGTATATAACTAGAAGAAGGAATTTTGATAAAAACAAACTAGAAAGAATGAATTATTATAAGTATAAAGATTTAAAATATCTGACAACTTAAtaaagcaaaacaagaaaatgagtttTTTAATAATTCATGTATTTTAAGTTGGTTTTTCTTGAGGGTAAACTGCTGATTTAGTCCTTAAACTATCATCATAATGAAACTTAGGTCCCTGAATTATTTTTCagtaaaataagtccctaaattcattaaaaatttctaatttcattCATACTATTATATAGGGATGGtgcggtatgggatcccataccgaaacccttgtcccaATTCTCAAACCGAAATTTTCAAGAATCCCAATTTCAATACTGATGTCAAACCCAATTTTCGAGAATCCCGAAATagtttcgggatttcgggacaaatcgggaatcccgaaatggttttgggcttttggacaaaaatttgacatattatgcttTTAGGCTaaaattcaacattttatattgaaaatttgacatataAACAGGCCCAATCTGCTAATTTGTTTCTACTAATCTGTGCACAAATCTGCCAATTCAAAAGCATCTGTGCACACTGCACAATTTGCCTATTCAAAAGCAATCTGCCAATTTGCCTAATTTATGCACAAATCTGCCTATTCAAAACCGCTCTCCTCAAGCCTTAATTCAAGCAGGTAATGGAGTGGCAAGTATATATAAAGAATTATACTATATCTATATGTGACTCGTCTAGAAATAGCCTGCAAAAAGTATAAAAGAAAACATGAACTGACCTAACCTATCTACATGTGGCTCGTCTAGAAATAGCTTGCTTAAACTTTGATCTGTTCCCGCTTAAAAATGCATTCAACCAATCGTCTCAACTAAATTCAAAAGGGGCGATAAACTATGCATTTTACCCTTCAAGTTATTGATGGTAAGCTTAAATGAGAATATATACAATAGAAAGTAAAAGAAACGCTACAAAGCAGACGGAGATAGAATTTGTTCAACTATGCATTTtatctttcaagtttgaagaatctTGTCGAGCATGCTCACCACACAAACAAGAAATTGTGATGGGCTAAGTTGACACAGCAAATCGACAGTACATGTACATTACATCTCGGATTTAATCCATATAGGATGTTTATGCAGTCATTCATAACAGTAAATATGGAGAAGCTGGACAAGGCTAGAAAGGAGATGAATCCTACTCGGTTGAGGTAAACATAATTACCTTGTCCTTGATGTCCTTGTGGCATTGGTTTGTGTTGATTATTGGCTCAAACAAgtagtctaaaaccaacaaatgttgttggctacttttgtggtcaaaattgatggttggtatgctacatgtgggaaataaaatggatgctcttatgcctaatttgtggtcaaagaatggatgcaattatgcctaattcttttgacttgatgagaggtctttggcctataaaaggaggtgtaggcataactcaaacaacatcaaggaaacaaggaagaaagaaaaatagcaagaagccatttggcatagagaagaattttctcaaattgtcttgctttgtatttttggttttctcttcctattgtaagtgtgagagtttgggttattcgggtctttgggaaattgagtgataaacactattgtatgttctcattgattatagtggaatactccgtcgtctccaaactggatgtaggcattgccgaaccagtataaatcttggtgttcttgttggtattgttccatttatcttttgtcagttattgtggtttatttttcactcacacttggttgacgcttccgcacaacaagtggtatcagagcctagtgtTTCGACTAGGCGTTCTCGTGGGAGTGAAAAATTTGCTGGCGCTACAGTCCCGTGAATAGTGCTGAGTAGATGGCTGGAGATAAAGATGAATCTGTGAAGGGGAAGGAGTCGGCATCGTCTTCGTCGGCATCTACATCCAATAGACATCAAATTGCTACTACAAGGTTAGAGGTTGATAAATTCAATggctctaataattttggtatgtggcaatgtgaagtTATGGATGTGTTGTATCAACAAGAGTTGGATATGGTTCTGGAAGATAAACCAGAAGATATTGATGACAAGCAGTGGACACGAATTAATCTTCATGCTTGTGCTGCTATTCGATCGTTCCTTGATAAGGAGTTGAAATACCCGTATA contains the following coding sequences:
- the LOC137742757 gene encoding uncharacterized protein isoform X4; this encodes MEGAAAAAAEGRHPLKPHPRFNNRNSWKHKLRENCYKRVREDRMRLLWKMRMLPTPQILNHIPNDLIKSAFQDIVSAELEKIKESSLDENVRSSTSVPEANDMLWEYDGLTNVYQETEICVETWEDEEDEYLSQAVYEHMQLNDKQMHKEEVWCPVCKHGVLQENYNRIYCTLCKVQLNKGNEVNLEILRGRLAEVHTEHLDRGCKLKPKFRIEIRFNITALYVFCAACNTFEIVV
- the LOC137742757 gene encoding uncharacterized protein isoform X2 yields the protein MEGAAAAAAEGRHPLKPHPRFNNRNSWKHKLRENCYKRVREDRMRLLWKMRMLPTPQILNHIPNDLIKSAFQDIVSAELEKIKESSLDENVRSSTSVPEANDMLWEYDGLTNVYQGDCEEILLEMQRIFYEDLTIHPTRKEETEICVETWEDEEDEYLSQAVYEHMQLNDKQMHKEEVWCPVCKHGVLQENYNRIYCTLCKVQLNKGNEVNLEILRGRLAEVHTEHLDRGCKLKPKFRIEIRFNITALYVFCAACNTFEIVV
- the LOC137742757 gene encoding uncharacterized protein isoform X3 translates to MEGAAAAAAEGRHPLKPHPRFNNRNSWKHKLRENCYKRVREDRMRLLWKMRMLPTPQILNHIPNDLIKSAFQDIVSAELEKIKESSLDENVRSSTSVPEANDMLWEYDGLTNVYQGDCEEILLEMQRIFYEDLTIHPTRKEEICVETWEDEEDEYLSQAVYEHMQLNDKQMHKEEVWCPVCKHGVLQENYNRIYCTLCKVQLNKGNEVNLEILRGRLAEVHTEHLDRGCKLKPKFRIEIRFNITALYVFCAACNTFEIVV
- the LOC137742757 gene encoding uncharacterized protein isoform X1, which translates into the protein MEGAAAAAAEGRHPLKPHPRFNNRNSWKHKLRENCYKRVREDRMRLLWKMRMLPTPQILNHIPNDLIKSAFQDIVSAELEKIKESSLDENVRSSTSVPEANDMLWEYDGLTNVYQGDCEEILLEMQRIFYEDLTIHPTRKEGEKPFAETEICVETWEDEEDEYLSQAVYEHMQLNDKQMHKEEVWCPVCKHGVLQENYNRIYCTLCKVQLNKGNEVNLEILRGRLAEVHTEHLDRGCKLKPKFRIEIRFNITALYVFCAACNTFEIVV